In a single window of the Acipenser ruthenus chromosome 20, fAciRut3.2 maternal haplotype, whole genome shotgun sequence genome:
- the LOC117425557 gene encoding solute carrier family 2, facilitated glucose transporter member 1-like: MESGGKQVTFQLMLAVGAAVIGSLQFGYNTGVINAPQTVIESFYNDTWFDRYQESIPPTSLTTLWSVSVAIFSVGGIFGSFSVGLFVNRFGRRNSMLFSNILAFIAAALMGFSKLGASWEMIIIGRFVVGLYCGLTTGFVPMYVGEISPTALRGALGTLHQLGIVIGILMAQVFGMDVIMGNASLWPILLGFTFIPAVVQCAILPFCPESPRFLLINRNEENKAKSILKKLRGTTDVGADMQEMKEESRQMMREKKVTIPELFRSPLYRQPILIAIVLQLSQQLSGINAVFYYSTDIFRRAGVAQPVYATIGAGVVNTAFTVVSLFVVERAGRRSLHLLGLLGMAGCAILMTIALALLEKVAWMSYVSIVAIFGFVAFFEMGPGPIPWFIVAELFSQGPRPSAFAVAGFSNWTANFIVGMGFQYLAELCGAYVFVIFTVLLLGFFVFTYFKVPETKGRTFDEISAGFRQGSGSNPSEKHSPEELNSLGADSQL, encoded by the exons caaGTGACGTTTCAGCTGATGCTGGCTGTAGGAGCGGCTGTGATTGGGTCCCTGCAGTTTGGATACAACACTGGAGTGATCAACGCCCCACAGACG gtcatTGAATCCTTCTACAATGATACCTGGTTTGACCGATACCAGGAGTCCATTCCTCCAACCTCCCTCACCACCCTCTGGTCTGTCTCTGTCGCCATCTTCTCGGTCGGGGGCATCTTTGGATCTTTCTCTGTCGGGCTCTTTGTCAACCGCTTTGGGAG GCGAAACTCCATGCTGTTTTCCAACATTTTGGCCTTCATCGCTGCTGCTCTCATGGGCTTCTCGAAGCTAGGTGCCTCCTGGGAGATGATAATCATTGGCCGCTTTGTGGTGGGACTGTACTGCGGGCTGACCACTGGCTTTGTGCCCATGTATGTGGGTGAGATTTCACCCACTGCCCTCCGGGGGGCGCTAGGCACCCTCCATCAACTGGGCATAGTCATCGGGATCCTCATGGCACAG GTTTTCGGGATGGACGTGATTATGGGCAATGCCTCCCTCTGGCCCATCCTGCTGGGTTTCACCTTCATCCCCGCTGTGGTGCAGTGTGCCATCCTCCCCTTCTGCCCTGAGAGTCCTCGCTTCCTGCTTATCAACCGCAACGAGGAGAACAAGGCAAAGAGCA TTCTGAAGAAGCTGCGTGGCACGACGGACGTGGGTGCTGACATGCAGGAGATGAAGGAGGAGAGCAGGCAGATGATGAGGGAGAAGAAGGTGACCATCCCCGAGCTGTTCCGCTCGCCGCTCTACAGGCAGCCCATTCTCATCGCCATCGTGCTGCAGCTGTCCCAGCAGCTGTCAGGAATCAACGCT GTGTTCTATTACTCCACTGATATCTTCAGGAGAGCTGGAGTGGCACAGCCAGTGTATGCCACCATCGGTGCCGGAGTCGTCAACACCGCGTTCACCGTCGTTTCA CTCTTTGTAGTGGAGCGTGCCGGCCGCAGGTCTCTGCATCTCCTTGGACTTCTAGGCATGGCAGGCTGTGCAATTCTGATGACCATAGCGCTGGCTCTGTTG GAAAAGGTGGCCTGGATGTCCTATGTCAGTATCGTGGCAATCTTTGGCTTTGTGGCGTTCTTCGAGATGGGCCCCGGACCCATCCCCTGGTTCATAGTGGCCGAGCTGTTCAGCCAGGGGCCCCGGCCCTCTGCCTTTGCTGTGGCTGGCTTCTCCAACTGGACTGCCAACTTCATCGTGGGCATGGGCTTCCAGTATCTCGCG GAATTGTGTGGGGCCTACGTCTTTGTCATCTTCACTGTCCTGCTTCTGGGCTTTTTCGTGTTCACCTACTTCAAAGTGCCGGAGACCAAGGGCAGGACGTTCGACGAGATCTCAGCCGGGTTCCGCCAAGGCTCGGGCTCCAACCCCAGCGAGAAGCACTCCCCTGAAGAGCTCAACAGCCTGGGTGCTGACTCCCAACTTTAA